A segment of the Neochlamydia sp. S13 genome:
AAAGCTGACAATGAGCTGCAAGCCCAAAGAGAAGCTATTATCCAAGACTTAAATAAAAAAATTCATCTGCTTGGCCTCCAGGCCACCATCATTTTTGATGCTCATCATCAAGCAGGGGAAAGTTCCCGTACACATCTGCAACAACTAGAAATTATTTTTACAAGCACCGGAGAAACAGCAGATGAACGTATTTTGCAGGAATTAAAACATAGTAAAAATCCTCGTCAAGAAACCATTATTACTTCTGATAAAAAGTTAGCTTGGCTTGCCCGAAGGCGAAATGCTAGGACAGAAACTGTTGAAGATTTCTTAGTATGGCTGAATGCTCGCTATCAAAAAAGACTTAAATACTCTAAACAGCAGGCTTCCCCCCTAGAGGTTAAGCAAAAATCCATCCTGCGCTTCTCCCAAAAAAAAACTCTTTTATCTAAGCCTCTTACTTCAGTAGAAGGGTGCTTCGAGTTTTATCATCAGCAGTTTGAAATCTCTTTTCAATCGATGGTTAATGCCCACTCCATCAAAAAAAAAGAAGGGCCCCATCAAGCAAAAAGAGATTCTAAAGACTCTAATAGAGAATTAGATAAGGGATTAACAATGATGGAAAGGTGGCAAAAAGCATTTGAACGAGATCCAAGCTTAGATGAAATTTAAACCTCTAAAAATTAATAAAGTTTAAGTATTTTTTGAGCT
Coding sequences within it:
- a CDS encoding NYN domain-containing protein, which gives rise to MHYFIDGYNLMFRVLKADNELQAQREAIIQDLNKKIHLLGLQATIIFDAHHQAGESSRTHLQQLEIIFTSTGETADERILQELKHSKNPRQETIITSDKKLAWLARRRNARTETVEDFLVWLNARYQKRLKYSKQQASPLEVKQKSILRFSQKKTLLSKPLTSVEGCFEFYHQQFEISFQSMVNAHSIKKKEGPHQAKRDSKDSNRELDKGLTMMERWQKAFERDPSLDEI